The following proteins are co-located in the Aphis gossypii isolate Hap1 unplaced genomic scaffold, ASM2018417v2 Contig00441, whole genome shotgun sequence genome:
- the LOC126554167 gene encoding piggyBac transposable element-derived protein 3-like: MVAAIVNTGQEYIQLDTFSAFLNMPNMSNPLYQKIHNDLIKHTENSALEAMEMAGKEEARNGFSLSKALDILLNEDIEGNIFIEPPYPHVESDGDSADEDGSGFVHNLSSRQLLANAEIRFQNNERLCVNYEVSQNNISQVHTTRETSSIVGPNQSLDKYKKWMSTRIKSKRKPCWIKEVDFDIETATVFPKPDYSKYQNMSITEIFEKFIDDEIIQHFVEETKNYALFLNCPDSNITANEIRCFLAIFYVSGYNDLPSKRHYWNNGDDMKNIAVSQSMRRDRCLQICQFFTVLIIQKLTRMTKVGKFALLWKC; the protein is encoded by the exons ATGGTGGCTGCAATTGTTAATACTGGACAAGAGTATATACAACTAGACACATTTTCAGCTTTTTTGAATATGCCTAATATGAGTAATCCATTATACCAAAAAATCCATAATGACTTAATTAAACACACCGAGAATTCAGCTTTGGAAGCAATGGAAATGGCTGGTAAAGAAGAGGCTAG aAATGGGTTTTCACTCTCCAAGGCGTTagatattcttttaaatgaaGATATAGagggaaatatttttattgaacctCCATATCCTCATGTTGAGTCAGATGGAGATTCCGCAGATGAGGATGGGAGTGG TTTCGTTCACAATCTCAGTTCTCGGCAATTATTAGCAAATGCTGAAATTCGATTCCAAAACAATGAACGTTTATGCGTTAATTATGAAGtcagtcaaaataatatttctcaaGTTCATACTACACGTGAAACTTCTTCAATCGTTGGACCTAATCAGTCAttggataaatataaaaagtggaTGAGCACTCGTATAAAATCGAAACGTAAACCATGTTGGATAAAGGAGGTCGACTTTGATATTGAAACTGCAACTGTATTTCCTAAACCCGACtactcaaaatatcaaaatatgtcCATAACcgaaatttttgaaaagtttattgacgatgaaataatacaacattttgtaGAAGAAACCAAGAATTacgcattatttttaaattgtcccGATTCCAATATTACTGCCAACGAAATTCGATGTTTTTTGGCAATTTTTTACGTAAGTGGCTATAATGATTTACCATCAAAACGTCATTATTGGAATAATGGTGAtgacatgaaaaatattgctGTATCCCAATCAATGCGCAGAGACAGGTGTTTGCaaatttgtcaatttttcACTGTTCTCATAATACAGAAATTAACCAGAATGACAAAGGTTGGAAAATTCGCCCTTTTATGGAAATGTTGA
- the LOC126554168 gene encoding E3 SUMO-protein ligase ZBED1-like yields the protein MSELKLVPLLGTRNKKKVFCRACKNSIAYSGNTSNLNSHLQQCVNVKPKNNTSRIATYFKGSKAKLPLISKRNKELTKSLIKFIDKDLRPLSIVEGEGFREFLDLGIPEYTVPSRRKISRLIDHAALLERDNFKNWSLHSRGLEVTEVPESHTSINIVSNLKSVLKTWDIENKVVAFVCDNAANMVKAINDMDKFNLVRCTAHSIQLSVNAGLKNDVTKELINKIRKIVGYFNRSSSAQSELEKEQVKYRKPQNKLVQDCVTRWNSTCNMIESVIKHRYSINSVISKNKKTD from the exons atgAGTGAATTAAAATTGGTGCCTCTACTTGGGACTAGGA ataaaaaaaaagtattctgtCGAGCGTGTAAGAATTCAATTGCTTATAGTGGAAatacatcaaatttaaattcacattTACAACAGTGTGTAAATgtgaaaccaaaaaataacacTAGCAGAATTGCGACATATTTCAAAGGATCAAAAGCAAAACTACCTCTTATCAGTAAAAGAAACAAGGAACTTACAaagagtttaataaaatttatagataaagaTCTAAGACCCTTGAGTATAGTAGAAGGAGAAGGCTTTCGTGAATTTTTGGATTTAGGAATTCCCGAGTACACTGTACCTAGTAGACGAAAAATATCACGGTTAATTGATCATGCAGCACTTTTGGAAAGAGATAATTTTAAGaa CTGGTCTTTACATTCACGAGGTTTGGAAGTCACCGAAGTACCCGAATCGCACActtctataaatatagtaagcAATTTAAAATCCGTTCTTAAAACCTgggatattgaaaataaagtgGTGGCTTTTGTTTGTGATAATGCTGCGAATATGGTTAAAGCGATTAATGATATGGATAAATTTAATCTGGTAAGGTGCACAGCTCATTCAATTCAACTATCTGTAAATGCTGGTCTTAAAAATGATGTTACCAAGGAATTGATTAATAAGATAAGAAAGATAGTTGGATACTTTAATAGAAGTTCGTCAGCTCAAAGTGAATTGGAAAAGGAACAAGTGAAATATAGAAaaccacaaaataaattagtgcAAGATTGTGTCACAAGATGGAACTCTACATGCAATATGATAGAAAGTGTAATAAAACATAGATACTCAATCAATTCCgtcatatctaaaaataagaaaactgACTAA